A window of Streptomyces sp. NBC_01241 genomic DNA:
TCTTGTCGCCGTACGACTTGCGCAGACCGACGGCCAGGACGGCGGCGGGCGGCTGCGGACCGTTGCCCCGCCTAGATGTGGGCATGACAGAAGAAGGCATGGAGCCCTCCCTTTCGAAGGCTGAAGCGACTGGGGAGCGGGCGAGTCGGCGGGGCCGGTGTCAGACCCGGGCGCGGCGCACGTCGATGTTGCCGTAGCGGGTCCGGGCGCGGACCTCGACGGTGCCCTCGGTCTTCTCCGGGGTCTCGGAGGCGGCGAGTGTGTTGCGCACCTGCCCGTGGCCGGAGCTGACGTCGAGCCAGGCGGCGATGCCCTCGCGGATGCCGATCTCGATAGCGCCGTAGGCGGTCTCCAACTGGACGGTTCCGCCGGCAACTTCGGCGACACGCAGGGTTCCGTGGGCGGTGGTGGCGACGACCGAGCCCTCGGCGCGCGCGATGTCGATGTCACCGTTGGAGCCGCTCACCCGCAGGTCGCCGGTCGCGGCGCCGACGGTCGTGGTGCCGTGCGAGTTCTTCAGGACGGCGGGACCGTCGACGTGGCCGACGCGCAGGCTTCCGGAGCTGGTGGCGATCTCGGCCACGCCCTCGACCCGGTCCACGGTGATCGAGCCGTGGGAGGCGGTCAGCTGTAGCGGGCCGGTCGTGTCGAGGCGGATATCACCGCCCGAGGTCTTCACGCGGACCTCGCCGAGCCGGCCCTCGCCGAGCACCTGGGCCCAGGAGCCGGTCATCTCGATGCGTGAGCCCGTGGGCAGTTCGACTGTCACGTCGACGAGGCCGCTGGGCCCGACCATGCGGCGCTCCCTCGTCCTGACGGCCAGGACGCCGCTTGCGTAGGTGACCTCGGTCTGCTCGGCGGCCCGCACGTCCTTGTCCCGCTTCGGGTCGCGGGGTCGCACCTCCACGATGGTGTCGGGGCGGTCGCCCGCGCTGAACCGGATGGAGCCGGCGCCCACGTGGGCGGTGACGGAGATCGGTTCGGGAGTGTCGAAAGAAGGCATGGCTGTCCCGTCCTCTTGAGTCTTGTGGGCGTCCCCGCTGGTGGGACGTGGTGTTGGGTGAAGTGGTGCGGGGCGTCGGGTGAAGTGGTGCGGGATGTCGGGTGAAGTGGTGCGGGCGGGGAGCGGCTAGCGCACCCAGCCCGTGTAGCCCTGTCCGATGGTCCGGGTCTTCTCCGTCGTACGCGGCCGGGTGCCGCCGTCGACCGCGGCCGACACGGCGCGCACCAGCCACGCGTTGACCGACAGGCCCTCGCGGCTCGCGGCCTCCTCGGCGCGGGCCTTGAGGTGGGCCGGCAGGCGCAGGTTGACGCGGGCGGTGCCGCCCTCGTCGCCGTCGGCCGGGACCG
This region includes:
- a CDS encoding DUF4097 family beta strand repeat-containing protein gives rise to the protein MPSFDTPEPISVTAHVGAGSIRFSAGDRPDTIVEVRPRDPKRDKDVRAAEQTEVTYASGVLAVRTRERRMVGPSGLVDVTVELPTGSRIEMTGSWAQVLGEGRLGEVRVKTSGGDIRLDTTGPLQLTASHGSITVDRVEGVAEIATSSGSLRVGHVDGPAVLKNSHGTTTVGAATGDLRVSGSNGDIDIARAEGSVVATTAHGTLRVAEVAGGTVQLETAYGAIEIGIREGIAAWLDVSSGHGQVRNTLAASETPEKTEGTVEVRARTRYGNIDVRRARV